Proteins from one Pontibacter korlensis genomic window:
- a CDS encoding S1/P1 nuclease, with protein sequence MKKLASIFFLCLLLTSQAFAWGQNGHRAVGLVAEKHLSKKAKKKIMKLLQDNTLAEVSVWMDDIKSDDAYDHTHDWHWVTIQDGSTYEQSEKNPNGDIIGKIEEISKALKAGNLSNEQEQEYLKYLIHLVGDIHQPLHVGTGDDQGGNAVKVQWFYQPSNLHRVWDSDMINGKDLSFTEIVRFLGQPEKEQIKQWQSTSVRDWAKESMSYRPQVYNLPEDKKISYRYAYENYSLVEQRLLQAGVRLAGLLNEIYG encoded by the coding sequence ATGAAAAAGTTAGCGAGCATTTTCTTCCTGTGCCTGCTGCTGACCAGCCAGGCCTTTGCCTGGGGGCAGAATGGGCACCGCGCAGTGGGCCTGGTGGCTGAAAAGCACCTGAGCAAAAAAGCAAAGAAGAAAATCATGAAACTCCTGCAGGATAATACTTTGGCAGAAGTTTCAGTTTGGATGGATGACATCAAAAGCGATGATGCCTACGACCATACACACGACTGGCATTGGGTAACGATTCAGGATGGCTCAACCTACGAGCAGTCTGAAAAAAACCCGAATGGTGACATCATCGGCAAAATTGAGGAAATATCCAAAGCCTTGAAAGCCGGTAACCTAAGCAATGAGCAGGAACAAGAGTACCTCAAGTACCTGATACACCTTGTGGGTGATATCCATCAGCCATTGCACGTAGGTACTGGCGACGACCAGGGAGGTAACGCTGTGAAGGTACAGTGGTTTTACCAACCCTCTAACTTACACCGCGTGTGGGATAGCGACATGATTAATGGCAAAGACCTGAGCTTTACAGAGATTGTACGTTTCCTGGGTCAGCCAGAGAAAGAGCAAATCAAGCAGTGGCAGTCTACTTCGGTTAGAGACTGGGCTAAAGAATCTATGAGCTACAGACCTCAGGTTTATAACCTGCCGGAAGATAAAAAGATCAGCTACCGCTACGCATACGAAAACTATAGCCTTGTAGAGCAGCGCCTGTTACAGGCAGGTGTTCGCCTGGCAGGTCTCCTGAACGAGATCTACGGCTAA
- a CDS encoding NCS2 family permease: MESYFRLKHHNTNVKTEVLAGISSFLATAYIIVVNPTILAQAGMPFSGVLTATVLVSFFSSLMMGLYARNPILVAPGMGLNAFFTYSAVLGMGVTWQVALGAVFWSGIVFLILSVFNVRTLIVRAIPRPLRFAIAAGIGLFITLIGFANAKFIVANPSTIIGVSPINPALLTFLGGLLLTSVLIVRNVKGGILLGILITTLASYPLGRWWATDMEPLITWQGFASAPDFSLLLQLDFVNSFKLSIVPVIFAFVFTDMFDSISTFVGLAEAADLLDEHGEPRHVQRSLTTDAVATTLAGLVGSSPGTAYIESAVGIEAGGRTGLTAVVGALLFLPFLFLAPLLSMIPSIATAPALVLVGAFMVRPVTKINWFKMDDAIPAFLSMVLIPFTYSITQGIIWGFLSWTALKLVTGKSKEVSIALWVIDIFAILALLL, translated from the coding sequence ATGGAATCATACTTCCGTCTGAAGCACCACAATACAAATGTTAAAACAGAGGTGCTAGCTGGCATCTCCTCTTTTTTGGCCACGGCTTACATCATAGTTGTAAACCCGACCATTTTGGCACAGGCAGGCATGCCTTTTTCAGGGGTACTCACAGCTACTGTATTAGTCTCCTTTTTTAGCAGTTTGATGATGGGGCTGTATGCCCGTAACCCCATTCTGGTCGCGCCGGGCATGGGCCTCAATGCCTTCTTTACCTATTCGGCAGTATTAGGCATGGGTGTAACCTGGCAGGTAGCGCTCGGTGCGGTTTTCTGGTCAGGCATCGTGTTCCTGATCCTTTCTGTATTTAACGTGCGTACGCTTATTGTAAGAGCCATTCCACGGCCGCTGCGCTTTGCTATTGCCGCAGGAATAGGCTTGTTCATTACGCTCATCGGCTTTGCTAACGCCAAGTTTATTGTAGCCAACCCTTCCACTATAATTGGTGTAAGCCCGATAAACCCAGCCTTATTGACTTTTCTGGGCGGGCTGCTGCTAACTTCTGTTCTTATTGTGCGCAATGTGAAGGGTGGCATTCTGCTGGGGATACTTATTACCACACTAGCCTCCTACCCGCTTGGCCGCTGGTGGGCTACTGACATGGAGCCGCTCATTACCTGGCAGGGCTTTGCATCCGCCCCTGACTTTAGTTTACTCCTCCAACTGGACTTTGTTAATTCCTTCAAGCTGTCTATAGTACCTGTTATTTTTGCCTTCGTTTTTACAGACATGTTCGACAGTATCTCCACGTTTGTAGGACTGGCTGAAGCCGCAGACTTGTTAGATGAGCATGGGGAACCGCGCCATGTACAGCGCTCTCTTACCACTGATGCCGTGGCAACTACGCTGGCTGGCCTGGTAGGCTCCAGCCCAGGCACAGCCTACATAGAGTCGGCAGTGGGTATTGAGGCCGGAGGGCGAACGGGGCTTACAGCCGTTGTGGGTGCATTACTCTTCTTACCGTTCCTGTTTCTGGCCCCGCTACTTTCCATGATTCCGTCTATTGCTACGGCTCCGGCTTTGGTGTTGGTAGGGGCATTCATGGTGCGTCCTGTTACAAAAATTAACTGGTTTAAAATGGATGATGCCATTCCGGCTTTCCTGTCGATGGTGCTGATTCCCTTCACCTACTCCATTACACAAGGTATCATCTGGGGCTTCCTGAGCTGGACCGCCCTAAAGCTTGTAACCGGGAAAAGCAAAGAGGTAAGTATTGCTCTTTGGGTGATAGACATCTTTGCCATACTTGCCCTTCTTTTATAG
- a CDS encoding acyl-CoA thioesterase, with translation MNNIYEGKVMWSHLDANMHMRHSAYADFAAQARIVVLDRLGLDLKAFQHLKIGPILFREELIYLREVGINEHLKVTVELTKSRSDASRWSIRHEVFREDGVKAAVINVDGAWLDLVKRKLTTLPTELVEQFDRLQRSEDFQEEV, from the coding sequence ATGAACAATATATATGAAGGTAAGGTGATGTGGTCGCACCTGGATGCGAACATGCACATGCGCCACTCTGCCTATGCTGATTTTGCTGCGCAAGCCCGTATTGTAGTGCTCGATAGGCTAGGCTTGGACCTGAAAGCGTTTCAGCACCTGAAGATAGGCCCCATACTGTTCCGTGAAGAATTGATTTACCTGCGCGAGGTAGGTATAAACGAGCACCTGAAGGTAACGGTGGAGTTAACAAAAAGCCGATCCGATGCATCCCGCTGGTCTATCCGCCATGAAGTATTCAGGGAGGATGGCGTAAAGGCTGCAGTGATCAACGTAGACGGGGCCTGGCTGGACCTGGTGAAGCGCAAGCTGACCACGCTGCCAACAGAGCTTGTAGAGCAGTTTGACCGCCTGCAGCGAAGCGAAGACTTTCAGGAGGAAGTATAG
- a CDS encoding penicillin-binding protein 1A: MRRTLKQIVKFIITKIMAPFTRLVYGELSAFFQSLKPNFTRTYWQHKWAEWQNSRNRSDYRFLFRGLLKLSLFGLLLLVLFYFAVYSGFLGGMPSTKELKSVHNNTASEVYSADGVLLGRYYTQDRTNVKYANISPAAVHALIATEDARFYDHSGVDARSLARVFIKSLLLQNESSGGGSTLSQQLAKNLYPRKNYWLWDMPVNKLREMIIARKLETIYSKDEILELYLNTVPMGGNLYGIERASRRFFSTSADSLKVEEAAVLIGMLKATTTYNPRLDLERSTKRRNIVLGQMAKYEYLSAAEADSLQKLPLELKYNYTTHNDGIAPYFREHLRQELVNWAAGKKKKNGEPYNLYTDGLKIYTTIDAGMQRHAEASVRKHMAQLQKQFDAHWRGRNPWGRNSDVIQVAMQRSDRYRKLKDAGKSEAEIVEAFREPVPMQVYAWGGTNKKEMSPMDSLAYYSRFLNTGLFSLEPHSGYVRAWVGGINHHVFKYDHVKSKRQVGSTFKPIVYAAALDRGISPCDYFPNERMTYPEYDNWSPRNATDQYGGEYTMRGALANSVNTISAQMIMKAGVNRTVAMAHRLGIDSKLPEVPSLALGTADLSLQEMVTAYATFANRGYQVEPVYITKIEDREGRVLREHREGEGAKKVISEETAAIMLHLMQGVVEEGSAAKLRSQYGLKMDIAGKTGTTQDHADGWFIGITPQLVTGVWVGGESPQVRFRTLELGQGSRTALPIWGEYIRRIAIDPDYKGYYNSRFEPLPPHLQASLNCPSYRAEPPQENFLERVLDKIGDKATQTYEQWKENLKKRRKERKEKRKKNRD; encoded by the coding sequence ATGAGGCGTACGCTGAAACAGATAGTCAAATTTATCATCACTAAAATAATGGCGCCGTTTACGCGGCTGGTATACGGCGAGTTATCGGCCTTCTTCCAGAGCCTGAAGCCTAACTTTACCCGCACCTACTGGCAGCATAAATGGGCAGAATGGCAGAACAGCCGCAATCGCTCTGACTACAGGTTCTTGTTCAGAGGGTTGTTAAAGCTGTCCCTCTTTGGACTGCTGCTCCTAGTGCTCTTCTACTTTGCAGTATATTCAGGCTTTCTGGGTGGCATGCCTTCCACCAAAGAATTGAAGTCAGTGCACAACAACACTGCCTCTGAGGTGTATTCTGCTGATGGAGTGCTGCTAGGGCGCTATTACACCCAGGACCGCACCAATGTAAAGTATGCCAACATCTCCCCTGCCGCTGTTCATGCGCTCATAGCTACCGAAGATGCACGCTTCTACGACCACAGCGGTGTGGATGCCCGAAGCCTGGCCCGTGTGTTCATCAAGTCTCTGTTGTTGCAGAACGAAAGCTCTGGCGGCGGCAGTACACTCAGCCAGCAGCTGGCAAAGAACCTGTACCCGCGCAAGAACTACTGGCTCTGGGATATGCCCGTAAACAAGCTGCGCGAGATGATCATCGCCCGAAAACTGGAGACCATCTACTCTAAAGATGAGATACTGGAACTGTACCTGAACACGGTGCCCATGGGTGGTAACCTGTATGGTATAGAGCGTGCTTCACGCCGCTTCTTCAGCACCTCTGCCGATTCGCTTAAAGTAGAAGAGGCTGCCGTGCTGATTGGTATGCTGAAGGCCACCACCACTTACAACCCTCGCCTGGACCTAGAGCGCTCTACCAAGCGTCGTAATATTGTACTGGGGCAGATGGCGAAGTATGAGTACCTGAGCGCAGCCGAAGCTGACTCACTGCAAAAGCTCCCCCTAGAGCTAAAGTACAACTACACCACGCATAACGATGGGATTGCACCATACTTTCGGGAGCACCTGCGACAGGAACTGGTAAATTGGGCCGCCGGTAAAAAGAAGAAAAATGGTGAGCCTTACAACCTCTATACTGATGGCCTTAAGATATACACGACCATTGATGCCGGCATGCAGCGCCATGCAGAAGCATCGGTGCGGAAGCACATGGCACAACTGCAGAAACAGTTCGATGCCCATTGGAGAGGCAGAAACCCGTGGGGTCGTAACTCTGATGTGATACAGGTTGCCATGCAGCGGTCCGACCGTTACAGAAAACTAAAAGACGCCGGCAAGTCTGAGGCTGAAATTGTGGAGGCTTTCCGGGAGCCGGTGCCGATGCAGGTTTACGCCTGGGGAGGCACCAACAAAAAAGAAATGAGCCCGATGGACTCGCTGGCATACTACTCCCGCTTCCTGAACACCGGCCTGTTCTCTCTAGAGCCACATTCGGGTTATGTACGTGCGTGGGTAGGTGGCATCAACCACCATGTTTTTAAGTATGATCACGTAAAGTCGAAGCGACAGGTAGGTTCTACGTTCAAGCCAATCGTATATGCCGCTGCACTGGATAGAGGCATTAGCCCCTGCGACTATTTCCCGAACGAGCGCATGACCTACCCGGAGTATGATAACTGGTCGCCACGTAACGCTACAGACCAGTATGGCGGAGAGTATACGATGCGTGGAGCACTGGCTAATTCAGTTAATACCATCTCGGCACAGATGATCATGAAGGCTGGCGTGAACAGAACCGTAGCCATGGCTCACCGCCTAGGTATCGACTCTAAATTGCCGGAGGTGCCATCGTTAGCCCTGGGTACAGCAGACCTGTCGCTACAGGAGATGGTGACGGCCTATGCCACTTTCGCAAACCGTGGCTACCAGGTGGAGCCGGTATATATTACTAAAATCGAAGACCGGGAAGGGCGCGTGCTGCGGGAACACCGCGAGGGCGAAGGCGCCAAGAAGGTTATCTCGGAAGAAACAGCGGCTATCATGCTGCACCTGATGCAAGGTGTGGTAGAAGAGGGAAGTGCCGCCAAACTACGCTCACAGTACGGCCTGAAAATGGATATCGCCGGAAAAACCGGTACTACCCAGGATCATGCCGATGGTTGGTTTATAGGTATAACTCCGCAATTGGTAACAGGTGTGTGGGTTGGTGGCGAAAGCCCTCAGGTGCGCTTCCGCACTTTAGAGCTAGGCCAGGGTTCGCGCACAGCCCTACCTATTTGGGGAGAGTATATCCGCCGGATCGCTATAGATCCGGATTACAAAGGATACTACAACAGCCGCTTTGAGCCGCTGCCGCCACACCTGCAAGCTAGCTTAAACTGTCCATCTTACCGCGCAGAACCGCCACAGGAAAACTTCTTGGAGCGTGTACTGGATAAGATCGGCGATAAAGCCACACAAACGTACGAGCAGTGGAAAGAAAACCTGAAAAAAAGACGCAAGGAGCGGAAGGAGAAGCGCAAGAAAAATAGGGACTAG